In one window of Henckelia pumila isolate YLH828 chromosome 1, ASM3356847v2, whole genome shotgun sequence DNA:
- the LOC140874841 gene encoding ATP-dependent 6-phosphofructokinase 6-like, translated as MGSEDNSQMKVVTGEFGYVLQDVPHLTDYISDLPTYPNPLRSNPAYSVVKQYFVDMDDTVPQKVVVHKDTPRGIHFRRAGPREKVYFSSDEVHACIVTCGGLCPGLNTVIREIVHSLDYMYGVDKVLGIDGGYRGFYSKNTINLTPKVVNDIHKRGGTILGTSRGGHDTIKIVDSIQDRGINQVYIIGGDGTQRGAAVIYEEIRKRGLKVAVAGIPKTIDNDIPVIDKSFGFDTAVEEAQRAINAAHVEAESAENGIGVVKLMGRYCGFIAMYATLASRDVDCCLIPESPFYLEGKGGLFEYIEKRLKENGHMVIVIAEGAGQELLTAKNEQDASGNKLLQDVGLWISQKIKENFSRHRKIPITLKYIDPTYMIRAIPSNASDNVYCTLLAQSAVHGAMAGYTGFTSGLVNGRHTYIPFNRITERQNSVVITDRMWARLLSSTNQPSFLSADEVDEFKKELEPPTPLLDDGRNGEDEISGTNFKVIALLRCLSCGH; from the exons ACTTATCCTAATCCACTACGCTCCAACCCTGCATATTCAGTTGTTAA GCAGTACTTTGTTGACATGGATGACACAGTCCCCCAAAAG GTCGTTGTTCACAAGGACACTCCAAGAGGAATACACTTTCGGCGAGCTGGGCCTCGTGAAAAG GTGTATTTTTCTTCAGACGAGGTGCATGCTTGTATTGTGACATGTGGCGGTTTATGTCCAGGACTGAACACTGTGATCAGGGAAATTGTACACAGCCTCGATTATATGTATGGGGTCGACAAAGTTCTTGGAATTGAT GGAGGCTATAGGGGTTTTTATTCAAAGAACACGATTAATTTGACACCGAAGGTTGTGAATGACATACATAAGCGTGGTGGGACAATCTTGGGAACATCTCGAGGTGGTCATGATACCATTAAGATTGTTGATAGTATTCAGGACCGTGGAATTAACCAG GTTTATATAATCGGAGGAGATGGCACCCAGAGAGGAGCAGCCGTAATCTATGAG gAAATCAGGAAGCGAGGCCTAAAGGTTGCTGTTGCTGGGATACCCAAAACAATTGACAATGATATTCCG GTTATTGACAAGTCATTTGGTTTTGATACCGCTGTAGAGGAAGCACAACGTGCCATAAATGCTGCGCATGTTGAAGCTGAGAGTGCAGAAAATGGAATTGGTGTAGTGAAACTAATGGGTCGCTATTGTG GATTTATCGCAATGTATGCAACTCTGGCTAGCCGGGATGTTGACTGCTGCTTGATTCCGGAATCACCCTTTTATCTTGAAGGAAAAGGTGGACTTTTTGAATACATTGAGAAAAGGCTTAAAGAAAATGGACATATGGTCATTGTTATAGCTGAAGGAGCAGGACAAGAGCTTCTTACAGCAAAAAATGAACAAGATGCTTCAGGGAATAAGCTACTTCAAGATGTTGGGTTATGGATTTCCCAAAAAATAAAG GAAAATTTTTCACGGCATCGTAAAATTCCAATCACTCTTAAATACATTG ATCCAACATACATGATACGTGCCATTCCTAGCAACGCATCCGACAATGTGTATTGCACACTTCTTGCTCAAAGTGCTGTTCATGGAGCAATGGCAGGGTACACTGGCTTCACTAGTGGGCTTGTAAATGGCCGGCATACATACATTCCTTTCAAT CGCATTACTGAAAGGCAAAACAGTGTTGTCATTACTGACCGGATGTGGGCGAGGCTTCTATCTTCAACCAATCAACCGAGCTTCCTAAGCGCAGACGAGGTCGATGAATTCAAGAAAGAATTAGAACCCCCAACTCCATTGCTAGATGATGGAAGGAATGGGGAAGACGAGATCTCAG GAACAAATTTCAAGGTTATCGCTCTGTTAAGATGCCTCAGCTGCGGGCACTAA